The genomic segment AGCGAAGAAAAAGTGATGCGAACtttgataattttttatgcAACAATTTCATAAACCCTAATCACCATATTCCAGCATACCTCAGATGAAGGATCTGAATAATCGCGGGGATTAACAATCTTCCATTCAGATGATTTGTGAGAAAAATCCAACATTTCACCGTCCAAATCAGTGACGCACGACTTCGGTGAGGAAGCAGATACCAGCTGATGTGCCCAAAAATTTAAGGGTTTCGAATTTCCAGCGGCGTAATTTTCCAAGTTTTGATCTTGCTTTAAATAAGCAAAACATTCGTAGTTGTTCGAGATTATCTGATTCATCAGTTGTTCTTCATAATATTTCTCCATATTTTTTGCCTGCATCTGCTTCATACCTGTAGAGGACTTGTTATCTTCTTCGTCAACCTGCTCTGATCCTCTGCAcctcaaaataaacaagaaaaagtaataagataataatatatatagaaacaaaaatattttcgCAGATCAGACAGAATTGAAGTTTTTTAATTTGTTGCGAAATTCACATTTTCACTCAATTAAGGGATAATTTTTTAAATCCTTTTCATTTCGAGGAATCCATTGAGCATGTCTGTAAGGAAAATTTATGTGAAATATAACATTAAAAAAAGTTTCAAATTTATTCTTTTACAATAGTATAATTTACTTTATATGGCCCTTATCTGATATTCTTATTCACTATGTGTAATTAAGGAAAATAAATAAGTATATATGCATAATAAATATCGCATGAATATATGAAAGAGAAGTTGCTGAAGCTACATGCATCAAACCagagaaaatgaagaaaatataCAAGAGGAGTTGGCTCCATGACTCCGGAAACTCTTGGTTATCATTCAACTGGCCTTGAGGGAAATAACCGTGCGACGGTGGCGTAGCAAGGAAAGAGTGGTGTTGGTGGCGGGGCGGCGTGCTCATATTCGTGACACTCCACCAGCCGGGGCTGTTGGCGGCCACCATCTGTGAGCCGTGGACTACACCTAGCTTGATTCATAGCTTGAATTGAAGATTGATAAAATAATGTCTCCTCTTTCACTTTCTATCTTGACTTTTTTGTGTTTGTCTTTTGCTTTCACTTTACTTTTATTTCTTTGGACCTCTCAAAAGAAGAGGGCTTTGTAAAAACTTTTTGAGAGTCTCCTCTACACTTGATTAACAAGAGGATTTTAAGAAAGGGAGATTTTGAAGTATCAatcatgaaatatatatatatatatatatatatatagatatatatatatgggggATTTCAGTCTAATCTgtcttatatatatgtatatttgatCAAGATTCTTAAAAAATTATGTCGAATGAGCTGATAAAAACAATATATCGAGCTCATTTTCTGTCTAATCGTGTTACGTACATTAATTAATCAGATGAAAGTAACATGTTCCCTCAGATTTTCCTCTCTTTCCTTTTCCCCCTTTCTTTTTCAAATATGTTTTCTCTACTTTAATCTCTTGCTTTTgctttatcaaaataaaagtgGTTGTTATTTTTTAAGGTAAATATGAATTATGGGAAAGCTACGAGGAAAATCAAACCTACATATTCAGTTCTGTTTAATTATGTGCGTATAT from the Primulina eburnea isolate SZY01 chromosome 3, ASM2296580v1, whole genome shotgun sequence genome contains:
- the LOC140825430 gene encoding transcription factor bHLH68-like isoform X2: MVAANSPGWWSVTNMSTPPRHQHHSFLATPPSHGYFPQGQLNDNQEFPESWSQLLLGSEQVDEEDNKSSTGMKQMQAKNMEKYYEEQLMNQIISNNYECFAYLKQDQNLENYAAGNSKPLNFWAHQLVSASSPKSCVTDLDGEMLDFSHKSSEWKIVNPRDYSDPSSECNSTARGGANKKARIQPTSSQTTFKARKETSRDKVTAIHQLVSPFGKTDIASVLLEAIGYIRFLQNQIEALSQPYLGSGSRNLRNQLPLESDKKEANKDLRSRGLCLVPVSCTFHFGSDNAADYWAPSPFAANNIR
- the LOC140825430 gene encoding transcription factor bHLH68-like isoform X1 yields the protein MVAANSPGWWSVTNMSTPPRHQHHSFLATPPSHGYFPQGQLNDNQEFPESWSQLLLGSEQVDEEDNKSSTGMKQMQAKNMEKYYEEQLMNQIISNNYECFAYLKQDQNLENYAAGNSKPLNFWAHQLVSASSPKSCVTDLDGEMLDFSHKSSEWKIVNPRDYSDPSSECNSTARGGANKKARIQPTSSQTTFKARKETSRDKVTAIHQLVSPFGKTDIASVLLEAIGYIRFLQNQIEALSQPYLGSGSRNLRNQLPLQLESDKKEANKDLRSRGLCLVPVSCTFHFGSDNAADYWAPSPFAANNIR